Proteins found in one Coffea eugenioides isolate CCC68of chromosome 5, Ceug_1.0, whole genome shotgun sequence genomic segment:
- the LOC113771593 gene encoding dirigent protein 2-like, translating to MAKSLAIASLQILSLLLVASLAQSRIVSKHLTVYEHEIRSGDGQTVFIVAGLPNVTWAFNQFGTVFVADNILTRSASIKSQLVGRLQGIGVVASLDGTTIETLVSIHFTSGEYSGSTVELKGIGSQDVNEMAIVGGTKQFRYATGYANFEMLRVVGDFITAKWDLYIRLDIPDD from the coding sequence ATGGCAAAGAGTTTAGCCATAGCATCCCTCCAAATTCTCAGCCTGCTTTTGGTAGCAAGCTTGGCACAATCAAGGATAGTGTCCAAACATTTGACGGTGTACGAACATGAAATTCGAAGCGGAGATGGTCAGACTGTTTTCATAGTTGCAGGTCTCCCCAACGTAACTTGGGCCTTCAACCAATTTGGAACTGTTTTCGTCGCTGATAATATCTTGACGCGAAGCGCTTCAATCAAATCCCAACTAGTTGGTCGTCTCCAAGGCATTGGTGTAGTAGCATCCCTTGATGGCACCACCATAGAGACTCTGGTTAGTATTCACTTCACCAGCGGAGAGTACAGTGGTAGCACTGTGGAATTAAAAGGCATAGGGTCTCAAGATGTCAATGAAATGGCAATTGTAGGAGGAACCAAACAATTCCGGTATGCAACAGGGTATGCTAATTTTGAGATGCTCAGAGTTGTGGGAGATTTTATTACTGCAAAGTGGGATCTCTACATTAGACTGGATATACCGGATGACTAG